The Penicillium digitatum chromosome 6, complete sequence genome has a window encoding:
- a CDS encoding Endo-arabinase, putative, protein MSSPLFEKRAKGPWLGLNTNFPDPSFMKAADNRWYAFGTNGNGKRVQVAVSDDFKTWTLLDIDALPTLSTWETENDHWAPDVVMRDDGKYVMYYSGEAKSNLRHHCVGTAIADNPTGPYVPSNTPLSCRLDQGGSIDPSGFKDKDGTRYVVFKVDGNSIGHGGDCNNGLEPLVSTPILLQKVGADGITPIGDAIQILDRNTADGDGPLVEAPNLIIRGDVYFLFYSTHCFTDPAYDVRYATAESITGPYTKNNVPMINAQNTGLLSPGED, encoded by the exons ATGAGCTCGCCTCTATTTGAAAAACGAGCAAAGGGTCCTTGGCTAGGCCTGAACACCAATTTCCCAGACCCCAGCTTCATGAAAGCAGCCGACAACAGATGGTACGCATTCGGCACCAACGGTAACGGAAAGCGGGTCCAAGTGGCCGTTTCAGATGATTTCAAAACATGGACACTCCTCGATATCGATGCCCTCCCCACATTATCAACATGGGAAACTGAAAACGATCACTGGGCACCAGATGTTGTGATGAGG GATGACGGAAAGTACGTTATGTATTACTCCGGCGAAGCAAAATCAAACCTCAGACACCACTGCGTCGGCACAGCCATAGCAGACAACCCAACAGGACCCTACGTCCCCAGCAACACGCCCCTATCATGCCGTCTCGATCAGGGCGGGTCCATCGACCCATCAGGCTTCAAAGACAAAGATGGTACCCGCTACGTCGTCTTCAAAGTCGACGGTAACAGCATCGGCCACGGCGGGGACTGTAACAACGGTCTCGAGCCGCTTGTTTCTACGCCGATCTTGCTGCAGAAGGTTGGCGCCGACGGTATCACGCCTATCGGAGATGCGATTCAGATTCTCGATCGCAATACTGCTGATGGTGATGGTCCGCTTGTCGAAGCGCCGAATCTGATCATCCGTGGTGATGTGTATTTTTTGTTTTACTCCACTCATTGCTTTACCGACCCGGCTTATGATGTGCGCTACGCTACGGCGGAGAGTATTACGGGCCCTTATACTAAGAACAATGTTCCTATGATAAATGCTCAGAATACAGGGCTTCTTTCGCCTG GAGAGGACTAG
- a CDS encoding nitrosoguanidine resistance protein SNG1: protein MLCRPKEACGTSKLWPDYSLAVVRFFDILFMSRFKISLSSYYRAIAPLDYMKFYPKAREQRLSIHHPSVRPRRLGLLKAAAVNFLLLQILFLGLFCWIFGALFHQSGHIHNINVLFVDYDGGAIGDAARVAFQKLKGPFFPTFIERSASVYPQPGLIESAVCEIKYWGALYITANASNALSAAFTGGSAASSYDKNNVLIMVWNEVRYPTVVDSALADSMKLLSETARVAYSQTNAKEAMKSVNTSDPTALVAFYEPWKLADHNVLPTAQGSRAIYNTLVLILIMNQDFFYLGTVNGLYTQFKLYTSVSPHRILIARQFISLVYALVGAMCTAGAIWAFRSGWNVNSNQFALTWLALWLFAHLNFLVLDVFTIWLPPPYVPMALISWVIVNITSIIIPFELSPAFFKVGFALPAHSIFQVLIDIWSSGCNPQLYFALPVLFVYEMLGITLSSIGVYRRAHYACITQDKDEKAFQERVTAALQEQQVAQIVRRETMHNIEGGETLDTEDGETATATADQVELINMISREISRGDDLSQQSE, encoded by the exons ATGCTATGCCGACCCAAAGAAGCTTGCGGAACTTCT AAATTGTGGCCTGATTAT AGCTTAGCC GTTGTACGCTTCTTTGACATACTGTTTATGTCAAGATTCAAAATTTCACTCTCGAGCTACTATAGAGCTATCGCTCCACTAGATTACATGAAGTTCTATCCCAAAGCGCGAGAGCAGCGGCTTAGCATCCACCACCCATCTGTTCGGCCACGTCGATTGGGTCTTTTAAAGGCAGCTGCAGTCAATTTTCTATTGCTCCAAATTCTATTCCTGGGTTTATTTTGTTGGATATTCGGCGCTCTCTTCCATCAGTCGGGACACATTCACAACATCAATGTGTTGTTTGTTGACTATGATGGCGGCGCGATAGGCGATGCAGCCCGTGTCGCATTTCAAAAACTCAAAGGACCCTTCTTTCCAACCTTTATTGAGCGATCTGCCTCCGTATACCCTCAACCTGGATTAATTGAAAGTGCCGTCTGCGAGATCAAATATTGGGGAGCCCTCTACATCACAGCAAATGCGTCGAATGCATTGAGTGCCGCATTTACCGGTGGGTCGGCCGCCTCGTCATACGATAAGAACAATGTTCTCATCATGGTGTGGAACGAAGTGCGTTACCCGACTGTCGTTGACTCGGCCCTTGCCGATAGCATGAAATTGCTGTCGGAAACCGCACGTGTCGCGTACTCGCAGACTAACGCGAAAGAGGCGATGAAGAGTGTCAACACTTCCGATCCTACTGCGCTGGTAGCGTTCTACGAGCCATGGAAATTGGCCGACCACAATGTTTTACCCACAGCACAAGGATCCAGAGCTATTTACAACACGCTAGTTCTCATTTTGATCATGAACCAGGATTTCTTCTACCTGGGTACAGTCAATGGCTTATATACCCAATTCAAACTCTACACCTCGGTGTCACCGCATCGCATCCTCATCGCGCGTCAATTCATTTCTTTGGTCTACGCTCTCGTTGGGGCCATGTGCACAGCTGGGGCAATCTGGGCATTCCGAAGTGGCTGGAATGTCAACAGCAACCAATTCGCGCTCACTTGGCTTGCATTATGGCTCTTTGCGCATTTGAACTTCCTCGTACTAGACGTTTTTACCATCTGGCTTCCGCCTCCTTACGTCCCGATGGCGCTGATATCGTGGGTCATCGTGAATATCACTTCCATCATTATCCCATTCGAACTGTCACCTGCTTTCTTTAAAGTGGGCTTCGCCTTACCCGCACATTCTATCTTCCAGGTTCTCATCGATATCTGGTCCTCTGGCTGCAACCCCCAACTCTATTTCGCGCTACCTGTGCTCTTTGTGTACGAAATGCTTGGTATTACCTTGAGCTCCATTGGGGTTTATAGAAGGGCTCATTACGCGTGCATCACACAAGACAAGGACGAAAAGGCTTTTCAAGAGCGGGTGACGGCCGCATTACAGGAGCAGCAAGTGGCTCAAATTGTCAGACGGGAGACAATGCATAATATCGAAGGAGGCGAAACATTGGACACCGAGGATGGGGAAACTGCGACAGCAACGGCAGATCAAGTGGAGTTGATCAACATGATCAGCCGTGAGATTTCCCG
- a CDS encoding BCS1-like ATPase, putative, protein MDANQTVPTTAGPFSTTDTALLEALIPGYGFISRLLMSYLNVDVSAYLQVLVGLAVFGATARYTLFIIWEHIHEFLVSRAEIRVDDETFNYFMFWISRQPHMKRTNRFIAGVKTNSYWSDNETDDEDFERDEDDEDDEEELLNGGKNASFDSYWAKVTIRDKYKKMRFTPSEGCHYFWYKNRPLMLERQAREGGNWYIINNERIFISCLGRNPAILKTLLAEAQQAYVDRDRNRTVIYRGSRFGAGQTFSWYRCMARVPRPLSTVILDQEQKEDFLDDIKEYLHPRTRRWYTNRGIPYRRGYLLHGPPGTGKTSLCFAAAGLLGLKLYLLDLNSTALDEDSLSLLFSELPRRCIILLEDVDSAGITNARAVTSTSASTSDTLVNDATPKESSAKVDSPATKDDAKKGGITLSGLLNVIDGVAASEGRILIMTTNHVEKLDPALTRPGRVDMKIRFGYTRDADIRELFTSIYGAMDNDITRDEAPTTHHHSHASVKSPKTTTIASDVAKAKGEVIQDSEERNGDMKEDNAEDLQGLVSLRSRISELASEFAAIIPSGEFTAAEIQGYLLHHKEEPEVAIQGAVEWVQTAREKKRESEGVGQVEAEGEGKENA, encoded by the coding sequence ATGGATGCCAACCAGACCGTCCCCACCACAGCGGGGCCGTTTTCTACAACAGACACGGCCCTGTTGGAGGCACTAATCCCCGGCTATGGCTTCATATCACGTTTGTTGATGTCCTACCTCAACGTTGATGTGAGCGCCTACCTGCAGGTCCTGGTCGGACTGGCCGTCTTTGGCGCAACAGCTCGATACACTTTGTTCATCATCTGGGAACACATCCATGAATTTTTAGTGTCAAGAGCCGAGATTCGTGTGGATGACGAGACTTTTAATTATTTCATGTTCTGGATCTCACGTCAGCCGCACATGAAACGGACAAATCGATTTATCGCAGGCGTCAAAACCAATAGTTACTGGAGCGACAATGAAACCGACGATGAGGATTTTGAAAGggacgaggacgatgaggacgacgaggaagagtTGTTAAACGGTGGCAAAAATGCTTCTTTCGATTCATACTGGGCCAAGGTCACCATTCGGGACAAGTACAAGAAGATGCGGTTTACTCCGTCTGAAGGCTGCCATTACTTCTGGTACAAGAACCGACCGCTCATGCTCGAGCGCCAAGCCCGGGAGGGCGGTAATTGGTACATAATCAATAACGAGCGGATCTTCATATCGTGTCTCGGTCGGAACCCTGCGATTTTGAAAACACTGCTAGCCGAGGCCCAGCAGGCGTATGTCGACCGCGACAGGAACCGCACGGTAATCTACCGCGGGTCTCGATTTGGTGCTGGCCAAACATTCAGTTGGTATCGCTGTATGGCACGGGTACCACGTCCCCTGTCCACCGTTATTCTGGATCAAGAACAAAAGGAAGACTTTCTCGATGATATCAAGGAATACCTACATCCTCGCACGCGGCGCTGGTATACCAACCGTGGAATCCCGTATCGGCGTGGGTACCTTCTGCATGGTCCTCCGGGGACTGGAAAGACGAGTTTATGCTTCGCAGCGGCTGGACTCCTGGGACTGAAACTCTACCTGCTGGATCTGAATTCCACAGCCTTGGATGAAGACAGTCTGTCGTTGCTGTTCTCCGAACTGCCACGCCGATGCATTATCCTACTTGAAGATGTCGACTCAGCAGGTATTACCAATGCTAGGGCTGTCACATCTACATCTGCATCTACTTCCGACACCCTCGTGAATGATGCTACCCCCAAGGAGAGCAGTGCCAAAGTAGATAGTCCAGCTACCAAAGATGATGCCAAGAAAGGCGGAATTACACTTTCAGGACTTCTGAACGTGATTGATGGTGTCGCAGCCAGTGAGGGACGCATCCTCATTATGACCACCAACCACGTGGAGAAGCTCGACCCGGCTCTCACCCGTCCTGGCCGCGTCGATATGAAGATCCGTTTCGGGTACACAAGGGATGCCGATATCAGGGAGCTTTTCACTTCGATCTACGGGGCCATGGACAACGACATTACGCGCGATGAAGCCCCAACAACCCACCATCACAGCCATGCTTCAGTCAAGTCACCGAAAACCACCACTATTGCTAGTGATGTCGCCAAGGCAAAGGGCGAAGTGATCCAAGACTCCGAGGAGCGTAATGGGGACATGAAGGAGGATAATGCAGAAGACCTACAGGGCCTTGTATCCCTCCGATCCCGCATCTCGGAGCTAGCGTCCGAGTTTGCTGCAATTATTCCCAGTGGCGAGTTCACAGCTGCGGAGATCCAGGGATATCTCCTTCATCACAAGGAGGAACCTGAGGTCGCGATTCAGGGTGCAGTGGAGTGGGTTCAAACGGCGCGGGAGAAGAAGCGTGAGAGTGAGGGAGTGGGACAAGTCGAGGCAGAGGGAGAGGGGAAAGAGAACGCCTAG
- a CDS encoding DSBA oxidoreductase, with the protein MATPKITLYFDLGSPFACIAFHALRISPVFATCDIHYVPVSLRELFQFCQNTPPLAVKNKFQWINRERIYWARRFQVPMSEAIPEGFPASTSDVQLALCLLATQHPEKLVSIVDKLYRGFWVEGNSNVLTQSGFAAVFESELGAENTKQILDQIKSTEANAILDENTQQVFTSGAFGLPWFDCINADGAKESFWGIDHLGRLVDFLQLDASLDEAFRVLL; encoded by the exons ATGGCTACTCCTAAAATCACCCTTTATTTCGACCTTGGCAGTCCCTTCGCCTGCATTGCGTTCCATGCTTTGAGA ATATCCCCTGTCTTTGCGACATGTGACATTCACTATGTCCCCGTCTCCCTGCGAGAACTGTTTCAGTTCTGTCAAAACACGCCTCCTCTTGCAGTCAAGA ACAAGTTCCAATGGATTAACCGAGAGCGTATTTACTGGGCTCGTCGCTTCCAGGTTCCCATGTCCGAAGCCATCCCAGAAGGCTTTCCCGCATCCACCTCGGATGTTCAGCTCGCTCTTTGCCTTCTGGCTACACAACATCCTGAGAAGCTAGTTTCCATCGTGGATAAGCTCTATCGTGGGTTCTGGGTAGAGGGAAACTCGAACGTTCTCACTCAATCCGGTTTCGCTGCTGTCTTTGAGAGCGAGCTTGGCGCCGAGAACACTAAGCAAATTTTGGATCAG ATCAAAAGTACAGAGGCAAACGCCATCTTAGATGAGAACACACAACAGGTCTTCACCTCCGGCGCCTTCGGTTTGCCTTGGTTCGATTGCATAAACGCCGATGGGGCAAAGGAAAGCTTCTGGGGAATTGATCATTTGGGGCGTCTTGTGGACTTTCTGCAACTAGATGCCAGCCTAGACGAGGCTTTCCGTGTCTTACTCTAA
- a CDS encoding Major facilitator superfamily domain, general substrate transporter: MAKEPFHPITRRRRAKELGLDLPPSARLSSKLRLFVAISLLRPIHMLMSDPIVGFICLYTACIHCFNIEDSGLVFLSIVVGSLLGTVTVIICNAFLYLPKAAKHPDGQIPPDHRLYPAQIGSVELSIGLFWFACTARADISLASPVITIVVFAWGNLGVFVSTTQYLVDTYHGLTI, encoded by the exons ATGGCCAAAGAGCCCTTTCACCCTATCACCAGGCGTCGTCGTGCCAAGGAGCTCGGATTAGACCTTCCCCCATCAGCACGCCTCTCTTCGAAGCTACGCCTATTTGTAGCCATCTCCCTCCTCCGTCCTATCCACATGCTCATGTCCGACCCCATCGTCGGCTTTATTTGCCTTTATACTGCTT GCATTCATTGTTTCAACATTGAGGACTCCGGCCTTGTCTTCTTGAGTATCGTCGTCGGATCTCTGCTGGGAACCGTGACAGTCATAATATGCAACGCCTTCTTGTACCTCCCGAAAGCCGCAAAGCACCCAGACGGGCAAATACCACCGGATCATCGCCTCTATCCAGCACAAATAGGTAGTGTTGAACTGTCGATCGGTCTTTTCTGGTTTGCATGCACTGCTAGAGCTGATATCTCCTTGGCGAGTCCCGTGATTACAATCGTTGTTTTCGCATGGGGGAATCTGGGTGTCTTCGTCAGCACAACGCAGTACCTCGTTGATACTTACCATGGTCTCACTatctga